A portion of the Etheostoma cragini isolate CJK2018 chromosome 13, CSU_Ecrag_1.0, whole genome shotgun sequence genome contains these proteins:
- the ccna1 gene encoding cyclin-A1 isoform X1 yields the protein MMNFSKNAHGGSRTSKENISPPRKTDALQVQRAKQRTVLGVLSENDQRGRSFSQGSQFSKHSSISDSSQLTNHGRPSSSNFDVYVEEACEVVLAESGQEVVSDSYYLDTETAALQNPDLGFLLELSSSSCQDASMQSEPDKSLMSEEVLCVSEYAEDIHLHLRESELMSRPRPGYLDKHPEITNGMRVILVDWLVEVVQEYKLGSETLHLAVNYLDRFLSCTAYVKRGKLQLVGTAALMIAAKYEEIFPPDLNEFVYTTDSTYTKRQLVQMEHVFLKMLEFKMAAPTTNQFLRLFMSIHSVGANTENLALYIAELSLLEIDPFLQYTPSIMAAGAYCLATYTVNRSLWPDSLHAFSGYTMTEIVPCMTDLHKLYLSAESHPLQAIREKYKSSKYCHVSLITAPAVLPFL from the exons ATG ATGAACTTCAGCAAAAATGCCCATGGCGGCAGTCGCACtagcaaagaaaacatttcaccTCCAAGGAAAACCGATGCACTGCAGGTCCAGCGAGCCAAACAGCGGACAGTCCTCGGTGTATTGTCAGAAAACGATCAGCGTGGCCGATCCTTCAGCCAG GGAAGCCAATTTTCCAAACACAGTTCGATCTCAGACAGCTCTCAGCTCACCAATCATGGCCGTCCCTCCAGTTCTAACTTTGATGTGTATGTTGAGGAGGCTTGTGAAGTTGTTCTTGCAGAATCGGGTCAAGAAGTGGTCTCAGACAGCTATTACCTAGATACTGAAACTGCTGCCTTGCAAAATCCAGATTTGGGATTTCTGCTGGAACTAAGTTCAA GTTCATGCCAGGATGCATCTATGCAGTCTGAACCAGATAAATCCCTGATGTCAGAGGAGgtgctgtgtgtttctgagtATGCAGAGGACATTCATCTGCACTTGAGGGAGAGTGAA CTGATGTCCAGGCCAAGGCCAGGCTACTTAGACAAACATCCAGAGATCACCAACGGCATGCGGGTCATCCTGGTGGACTGGCTGGTGGAAGTCGTCCAGGAATACAAGCTTGGTTCTGAAACTCTGCACCTAGCTGTCAACTATTTGGACCGCTTTCTCTCCTGCACAGCATATGTGAAACGGGGAAAGTTGCAGCTGGTCGGCACAGCTGCATTAATGATTGCTGC AAAATATGAGGAGATCTTCCCTCCTGATCTGAACGAGTTTGTGTACACGACAGACAGCACCTACACTAAGAGGCAACTGGTCCAGATGGAGcatgtttttctaaaaatgcTGGAATTCAAGATGGCAGCCCCTACCACAAACCAGTTCCTTCGTCTTTTCATGTCCATCCACTCAGTGGGTGCTAACACGGAGAACCTTGCCCTG TATATAGCAGAGCTAAGCCTGCTGGAAATTGATCCATTCCTGCAGTACACCCCATCTATAATGGCAGCTGGAGCCTACTGCCTAGCCACTTACACTGTAAACAGGTCTCTCTGG CCCGATTCCTTACATGCCTTTAGCGGTTATACCATGACTGAGATTGTTCCTTGCATGACTGACCTCCACAAGCTATACCTCAGTGCAGAGAGTCACCCACTACAGGCAATCAGGGAAAAGTATAAGAGTTCAAA GTATTGTCATGTTTCATTAATCACTGCCCCCGCTGTTCTGCCTTTCCTATGA
- the LOC117955692 gene encoding serine-rich and transmembrane domain-containing protein 1 produces MSGMDALLMDRNETDISPIDNGTFLRFSPTSASTSAAASSPGHPANVYVYVWLFLGLLVFLLTLLIISLHRLKNIISSSSSVPDCSSEGGSSFTNMEICSISSQRSTISSLST; encoded by the coding sequence ATGTCAGGGATGGACGCCCTGTTGATGGACCGTAACGAGACTGATATCTCTCCAATAGACAATGGGACTTTCCTCCGTTTCTCCCCAACCTCTGCTTCCACATCTGCGGCTGCCTCGTCACCAGGACATCCGGCCAACGTTTACGTTTATGTGTGGCTCTTTCTCGGCCTGCTGGTATTCCTCCTGACGCTGCTCATAATCTCCCTCCACCGGCTGAAAAACATcatctcctcctcatcatctgtCCCCGATTGCAGCAGCGAGGGCGGGAGTTCCTTCACCAACATGGAAATCTGTAGTATCTCATCTCAGAGGTCCACCATCTCCTCACTGTCCACCTAA
- the ccna1 gene encoding cyclin-A1 isoform X2 — protein MMNFSKNAHGGSRTSKENISPPRKTDALQVQRAKQRTVLGVLSENDQRGRSFSQGSQFSKHSSISDSSQLTNHGRPSSSNFDVYVEEACEVVLAESGQEVVSDSYYLDTETAALQNPDLGFLLELSSSSCQDASMQSEPDKSLMSEEVLCVSEYAEDIHLHLRESELMSRPRPGYLDKHPEITNGMRVILVDWLVEVVQEYKLGSETLHLAVNYLDRFLSCTAYVKRGKLQLVGTAALMIAATYTKRQLVQMEHVFLKMLEFKMAAPTTNQFLRLFMSIHSVGANTENLALYIAELSLLEIDPFLQYTPSIMAAGAYCLATYTVNRSLWPDSLHAFSGYTMTEIVPCMTDLHKLYLSAESHPLQAIREKYKSSKYCHVSLITAPAVLPFL, from the exons ATG ATGAACTTCAGCAAAAATGCCCATGGCGGCAGTCGCACtagcaaagaaaacatttcaccTCCAAGGAAAACCGATGCACTGCAGGTCCAGCGAGCCAAACAGCGGACAGTCCTCGGTGTATTGTCAGAAAACGATCAGCGTGGCCGATCCTTCAGCCAG GGAAGCCAATTTTCCAAACACAGTTCGATCTCAGACAGCTCTCAGCTCACCAATCATGGCCGTCCCTCCAGTTCTAACTTTGATGTGTATGTTGAGGAGGCTTGTGAAGTTGTTCTTGCAGAATCGGGTCAAGAAGTGGTCTCAGACAGCTATTACCTAGATACTGAAACTGCTGCCTTGCAAAATCCAGATTTGGGATTTCTGCTGGAACTAAGTTCAA GTTCATGCCAGGATGCATCTATGCAGTCTGAACCAGATAAATCCCTGATGTCAGAGGAGgtgctgtgtgtttctgagtATGCAGAGGACATTCATCTGCACTTGAGGGAGAGTGAA CTGATGTCCAGGCCAAGGCCAGGCTACTTAGACAAACATCCAGAGATCACCAACGGCATGCGGGTCATCCTGGTGGACTGGCTGGTGGAAGTCGTCCAGGAATACAAGCTTGGTTCTGAAACTCTGCACCTAGCTGTCAACTATTTGGACCGCTTTCTCTCCTGCACAGCATATGTGAAACGGGGAAAGTTGCAGCTGGTCGGCACAGCTGCATTAATGATTGCTGC CACCTACACTAAGAGGCAACTGGTCCAGATGGAGcatgtttttctaaaaatgcTGGAATTCAAGATGGCAGCCCCTACCACAAACCAGTTCCTTCGTCTTTTCATGTCCATCCACTCAGTGGGTGCTAACACGGAGAACCTTGCCCTG TATATAGCAGAGCTAAGCCTGCTGGAAATTGATCCATTCCTGCAGTACACCCCATCTATAATGGCAGCTGGAGCCTACTGCCTAGCCACTTACACTGTAAACAGGTCTCTCTGG CCCGATTCCTTACATGCCTTTAGCGGTTATACCATGACTGAGATTGTTCCTTGCATGACTGACCTCCACAAGCTATACCTCAGTGCAGAGAGTCACCCACTACAGGCAATCAGGGAAAAGTATAAGAGTTCAAA GTATTGTCATGTTTCATTAATCACTGCCCCCGCTGTTCTGCCTTTCCTATGA